In one Achromobacter spanius genomic region, the following are encoded:
- a CDS encoding alpha/beta fold hydrolase, whose protein sequence is MLDLSNTSMIEGSAVRWGKCGKGPPLVAIHGTPFSSQVWRRIVPQLVDRRTVYFFDLVGYGQSEMRVDQDVSLGVQNKVLSALFNEWGLERPDVLAHDFGGATALRAYYLDGLRYASLTIFDAVALAPWGSPLIQHVRRHENAFSGMPDYMHRAILNAYLQTAAHNPLSDEALDVYSRPWLGPIGQPAFYRQIAQMDQKYTDVLQDKYRAMDCPVKVLWGENDNWIPYETGETLASLISDRPCVPIRNAGHLVQEDRPEAIVAAVLKQLADA, encoded by the coding sequence ATGCTGGATCTATCCAATACGTCGATGATCGAAGGCAGCGCTGTCAGATGGGGGAAATGTGGCAAGGGGCCACCTCTTGTCGCCATCCATGGAACGCCATTTTCGTCACAGGTATGGCGCAGGATCGTGCCGCAGCTTGTCGATCGCCGAACCGTCTACTTCTTCGACCTGGTGGGCTATGGGCAATCCGAAATGCGAGTAGACCAGGATGTCTCACTCGGCGTGCAGAACAAGGTGCTTTCAGCATTGTTCAATGAATGGGGCCTTGAGCGTCCTGATGTGTTGGCGCACGATTTTGGCGGTGCTACCGCGTTGCGTGCGTATTACCTGGACGGGCTGCGCTACGCCTCGCTGACGATATTTGACGCCGTTGCACTGGCTCCTTGGGGATCGCCCTTGATCCAACACGTCCGCAGGCATGAGAACGCTTTTTCGGGGATGCCCGACTACATGCATCGCGCGATCCTGAACGCCTATTTGCAGACGGCAGCGCATAACCCTCTCTCTGATGAAGCGCTTGATGTCTATAGCAGGCCCTGGTTGGGCCCGATCGGCCAGCCCGCCTTTTATCGGCAAATTGCGCAGATGGATCAGAAGTACACGGATGTGCTTCAAGATAAATATCGCGCTATGGACTGCCCGGTGAAGGTCTTGTGGGGGGAGAACGACAACTGGATTCCGTACGAGACCGGTGAAACTTTGGCTTCTCTGATTTCGGACAGACCCTGTGTTCCAATCAGAAATGCGGGCCATCTCGTGCAGGAAGATAGACCGGAAGCCATTGTGGCGGCCGTCCTGAAACAGCTCGCCGACGCCTGA
- a CDS encoding ArsR/SmtB family transcription factor — MQVKAMASEVRMSVLRHLADAKKHFGHQWSADPEEFGVCMTLIAEAMGISQPTVSRHLDILKQAGFIIVRKHQKWSYCKRNEAVIQDYLAWLQQELSTPT; from the coding sequence ATGCAAGTTAAGGCAATGGCCAGCGAAGTCCGTATGTCGGTGTTGCGCCATTTAGCCGACGCGAAGAAACACTTCGGACATCAGTGGTCAGCAGACCCCGAGGAATTCGGGGTCTGCATGACATTGATCGCCGAAGCGATGGGCATATCGCAGCCGACTGTAAGCAGGCATCTAGATATCCTGAAGCAGGCGGGATTCATCATCGTTCGCAAGCATCAGAAATGGTCATACTGCAAAAGGAATGAAGCAGTGATCCAAGACTACCTGGCATGGTTGCAACAAGAATTGTCGACTCCAACATAG
- the pcaH gene encoding protocatechuate 3,4-dioxygenase subunit beta, with the protein MSHEDAILLTPRDWQANPPYRHPPYKSSVLRSPSLPLVPLKGALGNRLAPVYGSEQLGNLDHDLTLNAIKNGAPLGERIIVTGRVLDESGRPVRHTLVEIWQANAAGRYVHKGDQHDAPLDPNFLGAGRCITDDQGRYRFVTIKPGAYPWGNHSNAWRPNHIHFSLFGQYFGSRLVTQMYFPGDPLLALDPIFQGVPEYARDRLVAQFSLAATQEGVALGYEFDIVLRGARQTPTE; encoded by the coding sequence TTGAGCCACGAAGACGCTATCCTTCTTACGCCTCGCGATTGGCAGGCGAATCCGCCCTACAGGCATCCGCCGTACAAGTCCTCTGTGTTGCGCAGTCCGTCGCTGCCCTTGGTGCCTCTGAAGGGCGCGCTGGGCAATCGGTTGGCGCCCGTGTATGGCAGTGAGCAACTGGGAAATTTGGATCACGACCTGACCCTAAACGCGATCAAGAACGGAGCCCCCCTCGGCGAGCGCATCATCGTGACGGGCCGGGTGTTGGATGAGTCAGGTAGACCTGTGCGTCACACGCTGGTGGAAATCTGGCAGGCCAATGCGGCGGGCCGGTATGTTCACAAGGGTGATCAGCATGACGCGCCGCTCGACCCCAATTTTCTTGGGGCGGGGCGCTGTATTACGGATGATCAGGGGCGCTATCGCTTCGTCACGATCAAGCCGGGCGCATACCCGTGGGGCAACCATAGCAATGCGTGGCGTCCGAATCACATTCATTTTTCGCTCTTTGGCCAGTACTTCGGGTCGCGGTTGGTGACCCAGATGTACTTTCCGGGCGACCCGTTGCTCGCGTTGGATCCCATCTTCCAGGGCGTGCCCGAATATGCCCGCGACCGCCTCGTGGCGCAGTTCTCTCTTGCCGCAACCCAGGAAGGGGTGGCTCTCGGCTACGAATTCGACATCGTGCTGCGCGGCGCGCGCCAGACCCCCACGGAGTAA
- the pcaC gene encoding 4-carboxymuconolactone decarboxylase codes for MDEHDRYEAGLEVRREVLGDAHVQRSLSNRTALNTDFQDLITRYAWGEIWTRDGLPRHTRSLITIGLMVALNRQEELALHLNAAKNNGVSPEEIKEVLLQTAIYCGVPAANSAFHLFDRLFASG; via the coding sequence ATGGACGAGCATGACCGCTATGAGGCGGGGTTGGAAGTCCGGCGTGAGGTGCTCGGCGACGCGCACGTGCAGCGCTCCTTGAGCAACCGCACCGCGCTGAATACGGACTTCCAGGATCTCATCACGCGCTATGCGTGGGGAGAGATCTGGACGCGCGATGGCCTGCCCAGGCATACACGCAGTCTCATCACCATAGGCCTGATGGTTGCCCTGAACCGCCAGGAGGAACTGGCGCTGCACCTCAATGCAGCAAAGAACAATGGCGTATCCCCCGAAGAGATAAAAGAAGTGCTGTTGCAGACGGCCATCTACTGCGGAGTGCCTGCGGCAAATTCGGCGTTTCATCTCTTCGACCGCCTGTTTGCCTCCGGGTAG
- a CDS encoding SOS response-associated peptidase has translation MLAGKTRPPGVSRLLGEVSFGILRTRFTHPDGTPIGIAGLWDRYRDPAGQWQESYTMLTIKADKDPLFREYHQPGKEKRMVVTLPEGA, from the coding sequence TTGCTGGCCGGAAAAACCCGGCCGCCAGGCGTATCCCGTCTACTGGGCGAGGTGTCCTTCGGCATCCTACGGACCCGCTTCACACACCCGGACGGCACACCCATCGGCATTGCAGGTTTGTGGGACCGGTACCGCGATCCCGCCGGGCAATGGCAGGAAAGCTACACCATGCTGACCATCAAAGCGGACAAGGACCCGCTTTTCCGTGAATACCACCAGCCCGGCAAGGAAAAGCGCATGGTTGTCACCCTGCCTGAGGGCGCTTAA
- a CDS encoding Bug family tripartite tricarboxylate transporter substrate binding protein → MFNRYAKRIPSCHVVRRGFALAAMLSALTLSANALAEDAAKFPSHPIRFIVPYAAGGLPDTVARVVAQRISQNLGQSVVVENKPGANGVIAAQTLTSSPRDGYTYLVTDGSMMSINPALYKDLSYDPKRDFVPVSLIATSPLFLASNSQSNINTLQEFVERAKRDGAKMNYGSSGVGSSHHLTMEALNVALHSKITHVPFRGSGQSVPAMIGGQVDVVFAALPSLSGFAEKGQAKILATNSGQRSALAPNIPAIAEIVPGFDFAVTVGALGASGIPPYAVKRMSEEIAKAVKDPAVVKQFSTLGIESVGGTPEAYRGAIEAEGKRYESAIKDAGIKAN, encoded by the coding sequence ATGTTCAATAGATACGCAAAGCGCATTCCGTCCTGTCATGTCGTGCGCCGAGGGTTTGCGCTCGCCGCCATGCTGTCCGCGCTGACGTTGTCGGCGAATGCCCTGGCCGAAGATGCGGCGAAGTTTCCCTCTCATCCGATCCGCTTCATCGTTCCGTACGCCGCGGGCGGACTTCCAGACACGGTTGCGCGCGTTGTCGCTCAGCGCATCAGCCAGAACCTCGGACAGTCTGTCGTGGTGGAAAACAAACCGGGCGCGAATGGCGTGATCGCCGCGCAGACGCTCACCAGCAGCCCGCGCGATGGCTATACGTATCTCGTGACCGACGGATCGATGATGTCCATCAATCCGGCGCTGTATAAAGACCTTTCCTATGACCCTAAGCGGGATTTCGTTCCTGTCTCGCTGATCGCCACTTCTCCGTTGTTTCTCGCGTCCAACAGCCAGAGCAACATCAATACGCTCCAGGAGTTCGTCGAGCGCGCGAAGCGTGATGGCGCGAAGATGAACTATGGCTCTTCCGGCGTGGGAAGCTCGCACCACCTCACGATGGAAGCGTTGAACGTCGCGCTCCACTCCAAGATCACCCATGTGCCGTTCCGCGGCTCGGGGCAGTCCGTTCCCGCAATGATCGGGGGGCAGGTCGATGTCGTGTTCGCGGCGCTGCCGTCCCTCTCCGGTTTCGCGGAAAAGGGACAGGCCAAGATCCTGGCGACCAATAGCGGCCAGCGTTCCGCGCTTGCTCCGAACATTCCCGCCATCGCTGAGATCGTTCCCGGTTTCGACTTTGCCGTCACCGTGGGCGCTTTGGGCGCGTCCGGAATTCCCCCCTATGCCGTCAAGCGCATGAGCGAGGAAATCGCGAAAGCAGTCAAGGACCCCGCCGTGGTGAAGCAATTCAGCACCCTGGGCATCGAATCCGTGGGCGGTACGCCGGAAGCGTATCGCGGCGCGATCGAGGCAGAAGGCAAGCGCTACGAAAGCGCGATCAAGGATGCCGGGATCAAGGCCAATTGA
- the pcaQ gene encoding pca operon transcription factor PcaQ encodes MDFNIHGNRIKLRHLQCFIAVAQLRSLQKASEALAITQPAVSKTLAELESATGARLFERGRKGAELTDHGRMFAPYANAALSALQEGVQKLRGGNQAPPSIVRVGILPTLAQVLFPPALAEFRRAFATVSVDVHTGPNLELLRSLKAAEVDFVVGRLGEPSSMTGMSFEHLFREPLTIVVRAGHPILRGPITASTLASYDLLLPSAGTLIRQSADSVLAAFGVPERAAMICSLSVSLNLQLTLQNEAIWFVPASLVDSYVASGELMRVPMPVGGTDEPIGLLRRTDVALPPMERLYSRRSRPRA; translated from the coding sequence ATGGATTTCAACATACACGGGAATCGCATCAAACTACGGCATCTTCAATGCTTCATCGCGGTCGCCCAACTTCGCAGTCTGCAAAAAGCGAGTGAAGCGCTTGCCATCACTCAGCCGGCGGTTTCCAAGACCCTGGCGGAGTTGGAGTCAGCGACTGGCGCTCGCCTGTTCGAGCGCGGACGAAAAGGGGCGGAACTCACCGACCACGGCCGGATGTTCGCGCCCTACGCAAACGCAGCCCTGTCGGCGCTACAGGAAGGCGTGCAAAAACTCCGGGGCGGAAATCAAGCGCCCCCGTCCATTGTGCGGGTCGGAATCCTTCCCACCCTCGCCCAGGTGTTGTTCCCACCGGCATTGGCGGAATTCCGGCGGGCATTCGCGACCGTAAGCGTCGACGTCCACACGGGCCCCAACCTGGAACTGCTGCGCAGCCTCAAGGCGGCCGAGGTCGATTTCGTCGTTGGCCGACTGGGCGAGCCATCATCCATGACGGGAATGAGCTTCGAGCACCTCTTTCGCGAGCCGCTCACGATCGTCGTCCGCGCGGGACATCCCATCCTCCGGGGCCCCATCACAGCGAGCACGCTTGCTTCCTATGACCTCCTTTTGCCGTCTGCGGGCACACTCATCCGCCAGTCGGCGGATAGCGTCTTGGCCGCATTCGGCGTGCCCGAACGCGCGGCAATGATCTGCAGCCTGTCGGTCTCGCTGAATCTTCAACTCACGCTGCAGAATGAAGCAATCTGGTTCGTTCCGGCCAGCCTGGTCGACAGCTATGTCGCCAGCGGTGAACTGATGCGGGTTCCCATGCCGGTTGGCGGAACCGATGAGCCGATAGGCCTGTTGCGGCGCACCGACGTGGCGCTCCCCCCCATGGAGCGGCTCTATTCGAGGCGTTCAAGGCCGCGGGCCTGA
- a CDS encoding 3-carboxy-cis,cis-muconate cycloisomerase, which translates to MGTLTDLLRGHPAMNHVWSETGTLQAMLDVEAALARSCAEHGVIPQDAVAPIVAACRADLFDIDALKNEASAGGNLAIPLVRQLTAKVKRADIRAAGFVHWGATSQDIIDTGLVLQLRSSLVILERQINPLASSLAARASEHRTTPTVGRTWLQQALPMTFGLKLAQYLDAVGRLQDDLARHQENVAVLQFGGAAGTLASLGDQASAVSRSLARHLGLNLPDIPWHTQRDRLVSVAAWMGMLTGACAKMARDMSLLAQTEIGEVAEASAKGKGGSSTMPHKRNPVGCAAVLSAGVKAPHLVAALFSGMVQEHERALGGWQAEWDVLPELAVITGGAVATTADIMSGLEVHADRMLQNLNVTRGLIQAEAVMLALGTHIGRLPAHELVERASRLAVSSNRPLLEVLSRDAAVTDYLSPAKLAELLSPLNYCGQSTGYVDAVLAKYHGRSSGLGACGEVLNEREEDHGRA; encoded by the coding sequence ATGGGCACGCTGACAGATCTGCTGCGCGGTCATCCCGCCATGAACCATGTCTGGTCTGAAACCGGGACCCTTCAGGCCATGCTCGATGTCGAAGCGGCGCTGGCCCGTAGCTGCGCAGAGCATGGCGTCATTCCTCAAGACGCGGTGGCGCCCATCGTTGCCGCATGCCGTGCCGATCTGTTCGATATCGATGCCCTCAAGAACGAGGCGTCGGCCGGCGGAAACCTGGCCATTCCACTTGTTCGGCAGCTCACGGCAAAAGTGAAGCGCGCGGACATCCGGGCGGCGGGATTTGTGCACTGGGGCGCGACGAGCCAGGACATCATCGACACCGGCCTGGTGCTGCAACTGCGTTCCTCTTTGGTGATTCTTGAGCGGCAGATCAACCCCCTTGCGTCCAGCCTGGCCGCGCGGGCCAGCGAGCACCGTACCACGCCGACGGTCGGCAGGACTTGGTTGCAGCAGGCCCTGCCGATGACGTTCGGACTGAAACTCGCGCAGTATCTCGATGCCGTGGGCCGTCTGCAGGATGACCTCGCGCGGCATCAAGAGAACGTGGCGGTGCTGCAGTTCGGGGGAGCCGCTGGCACTTTGGCCAGCCTGGGTGATCAGGCATCGGCTGTCTCCCGGTCCCTCGCGCGTCATCTTGGACTGAACCTGCCCGACATCCCTTGGCATACGCAACGGGACAGACTCGTATCCGTGGCGGCATGGATGGGCATGTTGACGGGAGCATGCGCGAAGATGGCGCGCGACATGAGCTTGCTGGCCCAGACCGAAATCGGTGAAGTCGCGGAAGCGAGTGCAAAGGGCAAGGGAGGCTCCTCGACCATGCCGCACAAACGCAATCCGGTCGGTTGCGCCGCTGTGCTCAGCGCAGGGGTGAAGGCGCCTCACTTGGTGGCGGCTCTCTTCAGCGGCATGGTCCAGGAGCATGAAAGGGCGCTTGGCGGTTGGCAAGCAGAGTGGGACGTCTTGCCGGAGCTTGCGGTGATCACGGGCGGCGCCGTGGCAACGACTGCCGACATTATGTCGGGGTTGGAGGTGCACGCAGACCGGATGCTGCAAAACCTGAACGTTACGCGGGGTCTGATCCAGGCGGAAGCCGTCATGCTGGCGCTGGGCACGCACATTGGACGCCTTCCTGCGCACGAGTTGGTCGAGAGGGCGTCGCGCCTGGCGGTCTCGTCAAATCGTCCCTTGCTGGAGGTTCTCTCGCGAGACGCCGCGGTAACGGACTATCTGTCCCCTGCGAAGCTCGCCGAGCTGTTGAGCCCGCTCAACTACTGCGGCCAGTCGACAGGCTATGTGGATGCCGTCCTCGCCAAATACCACGGGCGGTCGAGCGGTCTGGGGGCGTGCGGAGAAGTACTAAATGAGAGGGAGGAAGATCATGGACGAGCATGA
- the pcaG gene encoding protocatechuate 3,4-dioxygenase subunit alpha: MSQLKQTPSQTVGPFFAYGLCPEQYNFDLKSLFTANAAEPGVAGEHIIITGTVYDGSGAAVDDAIVESLQADASGQYVASHDDAIARGFKGFCRVGTGTEESNRFVIRTIKPGPVATGSAPYIDVILHMRGMLMHAFTRLYFEDEPAANESDPVLNSVPAARRRTLIAKQVAGSGVKQYRFDIHLQGPDETVFFDC, encoded by the coding sequence ATGAGCCAACTGAAGCAGACTCCCTCCCAAACGGTAGGCCCGTTCTTCGCATATGGCCTCTGTCCGGAGCAATACAACTTTGATTTGAAAAGCCTGTTCACCGCCAATGCGGCGGAACCCGGCGTGGCGGGCGAGCACATCATCATCACGGGCACGGTCTACGACGGCAGCGGAGCCGCCGTGGACGACGCCATCGTCGAGTCCCTGCAGGCCGACGCCTCGGGGCAATACGTTGCCAGCCACGATGACGCGATAGCTCGCGGATTCAAAGGCTTCTGCCGTGTCGGAACAGGCACCGAGGAGAGCAACAGGTTCGTGATTCGTACGATCAAGCCAGGACCGGTTGCCACCGGTTCGGCTCCCTACATTGATGTGATCCTTCACATGCGCGGCATGTTGATGCACGCCTTCACCCGGCTCTACTTCGAGGATGAGCCGGCGGCCAATGAGAGCGACCCTGTTCTGAACAGTGTTCCCGCAGCCCGCCGCCGAACGCTCATCGCCAAGCAGGTTGCCGGCTCGGGGGTGAAGCAGTATCGCTTCGACATCCACCTCCAAGGTCCGGACGAAACGGTATTCTTTGACTGCTGA